In Aegilops tauschii subsp. strangulata cultivar AL8/78 chromosome 3, Aet v6.0, whole genome shotgun sequence, one genomic interval encodes:
- the LOC109784611 gene encoding putative F-box/LRR-repeat protein At5g38386, producing the protein MSSSVSNSKRLHGPVADGVDSLSSLADPLLHLVMSFLPMPEVVRKCLLSPRWHDLWASMPFIHLDYKDFMDGDYDWEKRMADRNRLQKFGDQLLLLRDGTLPLDEARIFFRGGDFANKCDTWIRHIRHKARLLHVYCSSVITTIFDNRSMFHSQHLRRIKLQEVSSDDRFFRPLNFDFHVLEHIELEHCNVWDPQQMSSRFE; encoded by the exons ATGTCGTCATCGGTGTCCAATTCCAAGAGGTTGCACGGACCAGTAGCGGATGGTGTTGACAGTCTCAGTAGCCTTGCTGACCCGCTGCTCCATCTCGTGATGTCCTTCCTGCCAATGCCAGAAGTCGTCCGCAAATGCTTGCTCTCCCCAAGGTGGCATGATCTCTGGGCCTCCATGCCCTTCATCCACCTAGACTACAAGGACTTTATGGATGGTGATTATGACTGGGAGAAGAGAATGGCGGATCGGAATAGGCTGCAGAAGTTTGGGGACCAGTTGCTACTCTTGCGTGATGGCACTCTACCCTTGGATGAGGCTCGGATCTTCTTCAGAGGTGGTGATTTTGCTAACAAATGTGATACGTGGATTCGGCACATCAGGCATAAAGCTCGTTTGCTTCATGTTTATTGTTCTAGTGTCATCACAACAATATTCGACAACAGGTCAATGTTTCATTCTCAGCACCTGAGAAGAATCAAGCTCCAAGAGGTTAGTTCGGATGACAGATTTTTCAGGCCGCTGAATTTTGACTTCCATGTGCTTGAACATATAGAGCTGGAGCATTGCAATGTCTGGGACCCGCAGCAAATGTCATCAAG ATTTGAGTGA